Proteins encoded in a region of the Thermoplasmatales archaeon genome:
- a CDS encoding DUF89 family protein encodes MKINYACIPCLLKRVIFESKLVVDEEKLHYIMKKVLEKFSEIYDPKRSSAEIATEIHALAYELIGKDPYKNLKEESNRMALSILPKAKKIIENSENKLEKAILCSIVANSIDFGIEGSASSPQELFSKFEEYLNEGFYINDFEKMEKYLKGNILYFTDNCGEIVFDKIVCEKLKEYDVSISLVCKKYPILTDATYEDAIKIGMQDIVDEVLTTGKFSVGVDFSGISEKLKTKLGEASIIICKGMANYEAFSETRYKPIAYLMRVKCEPIAKSIGAEKSKNILKIYE; translated from the coding sequence ATGAAAATAAATTATGCTTGCATTCCCTGTCTCTTAAAAAGGGTGATTTTTGAATCAAAACTTGTAGTTGATGAGGAAAAATTGCATTATATAATGAAGAAAGTTCTTGAAAAATTTTCAGAGATATATGATCCAAAAAGAAGCTCTGCAGAAATTGCAACAGAAATACATGCATTGGCTTATGAATTGATAGGAAAGGATCCCTATAAAAATTTAAAGGAGGAAAGCAATAGAATGGCTCTATCAATTTTACCAAAAGCAAAAAAAATCATAGAAAATAGCGAGAATAAACTTGAAAAAGCAATATTATGCTCAATAGTAGCAAATTCAATAGATTTTGGAATAGAAGGAAGTGCATCCTCTCCTCAGGAACTTTTTTCAAAATTCGAAGAATATTTAAACGAAGGATTTTACATAAATGATTTTGAAAAGATGGAAAAATATTTGAAAGGGAATATTCTATATTTTACAGATAACTGCGGGGAAATAGTCTTTGATAAAATTGTATGCGAGAAGTTAAAGGAATATGATGTCAGCATCTCTCTTGTATGCAAGAAATATCCAATATTAACAGATGCAACTTATGAAGATGCAATAAAAATTGGAATGCAAGATATTGTTGATGAAGTATTAACAACAGGAAAGTTTTCTGTTGGAGTGGATTTTTCTGGAATAAGTGAGAAATTGAAGACGAAATTGGGGGAGGCATCTATTATAATATGTAAGGGAATGGCAAATTATGAGGCATTTTCAGAAACAAGATACAAGCCAATAGCATATTTAATGAGGGTTAAATGCGAACCGATAGCAAAAAGTATAGGGGCAGAGAAATCGAAAAATATTTTAAAAATATATGAATAG